One segment of Lachancea thermotolerans CBS 6340 chromosome E complete sequence DNA contains the following:
- a CDS encoding KLTH0E06380p (similar to uniprot|P53094 Saccharomyces cerevisiae YGL197W MDS3 Protein with an N-terminal kelch- like domain putative negative regulator of early meiotic gene expression required with Pmd1p for growth under alkaline conditions), whose product MSPLLPSPVTSHTLKLPELDPQSQVSLSECEKKARTLSCRTGSAVVLARSAIFVNGGFTIPLDLAEVNSISIQKELILYFSRESKSPDSFQNLSEWISTETFFLDLISRTWERVITEEGTSPIVEGSENNKSAVMRERVFHSICHHDGHLYIFGGLVVSSQSDYELIASNELWSLDLETKTWLRLSSDPSITRRFNHSMHLVPGNDESEDTRIYIVGGLNKFDRPVHVVDCFNLTQQRWEFADDEPDHGNRPEIITNINGQNTHLVKNSGFSLLLRDQISDEPSIAMYNPSDDGSGDIVNPFVAQPLVPGSRGQRMMSFQGYSSSEKQSFEVPFNLQHASGDYFGYNIILSGFHPDVQPENFRCFTYNIPTGKWTEINTMSDDPSGATPRLWQLFVWHSHHKVVFLGTRGKGNHLPSVQKFDTLLCIALPMINVFHKAMHYAQGTRGKSAASSEQLTLGHEGFEGYSRYSAPPLEITTIGSVFPSHAMALGKDSLEFYGQHLSDFEIVTEDGDSVRVPMYLLRKRWGRYFDEVLSQGYVKAIKDFENQNRHNEFAKLSYDSSHHNVSTPTTQHFGSTGSKDAPGTSLNGSFDAGNSKTEQVQVSQPLYPLVSRKSSPLFFANKSSQNDKAEKNDNGTADSRNAPAMHHSKSDSSAICSANTLSQYSKDAQDTVKADSQTSQNSNKTTSSSGGMVFRLPFQEASNTTFSTLVPHASMLDSGRSDGGDRHLGQYNRRRSSASTSLLFDVGGQNSRRASHPAVFNSDERFAIPGILQQSQSPFCSRKASVTSQNSSISYVSSTSDRMGNPAYRHMSQDSGTTNSTFNSVGSQIPPPQPMPMEPVPIPPQSHLEISNCPPSAKNSPFSSRRSSLYHELLRPGLASSVSQSIIGVQGNSGLESGPLYEPDPHSIHKRSMDRQLLEDNLIDVELEGNFGNVSQRYTATRCPKASREDSYGNTSVHVEGGRPSYFSTADSNCSVTGTITNELEPLLLPRSLYMPWPTSTIRSFTEFFYTGQVNGKWLLSPVALNLLVMAKLYEIPLLYDLMSEVFYSILGRKGESLLTTAEAMRHVFVSSFLAKHEGNEETVKQLKENFVYQEILDIEDSLRSIDNGHFNTHLLRDLTRLGSTSSSESGEKITSREGKDGTSLNVPILFAGGPRGSHNSVGSVGLPPNLALSPFKGAQPNISQPHKKSSLSKDVTADQPERVNLEGVNGTKTVTLERTEKTNQENKAEKIEQMKLSNMSQNESSALSNQVAGIKSPTGGCEGEAEKEPEYNMKQGENNKTLEDSTSSSESGDISAGFGLASTSKIEKKLRRRDSEKSIDPLSKLSDSRNSSLKNVIPYFKQGEKYFKTDNSPRNVDTLTLDNMASPNALPPVDYVIELIHETASLVHDVRLIVRCISVIKLSKALKSLKQQLDHEFASLSEEFRRAETPTDTTPRSPGPGLKSDGAPTLTPTTSVDKITKTTSNISLAKKISKPGTPESNARNPNTEVASRFTVSDPNLADKSDTASINTKNSKASSKQARIKKVNSHLAGSGLTGAALFMSGSFAPTPSKPKKESSSNNLSAMGGIPFFGKRK is encoded by the coding sequence ATGTCTCCTCTATTACCATCACCAGTCACAAGCCACACACTCAAGCTACCAGAACTTGATCCGCAGTCGCAAGTTTCTCTTTCGGAATGTGAGAAAAAAGCTCGTACTCTAAGTTGCAGAACCGGTTCTGCTGTGGTCTTAGCAAGATCAGCTATTTTCGTAAATGGCGGATTCACAATACCGCTAGACTTGGCGGAAGTGAACTCGATATCAATTCAGAAAGAACTAATACTGTATTTCAGTCGCGAAAGCAAGTCCCCGGACAGCTTTCAGAACCTGAGTGAATGGATTAGTACAGAAACGTTTTTCCTGGATTTGATTTCCAGGACCTGGGAACGAGTGATTACTGAAGAAGGCACATCACCCATAGTCGAAGGCTCAGAGAATAACAAAAGTGCGGTAATGAGGGAACGGGTTTTCCACTCCATATGCCACCATGACGGTCACCTTTACATATTTGGGGGTCTTGTGGTTTCTTCACAGTCTGACTATGAACTTATTGCATCTAACGAGCTGTGGTCCCTGGATCTCGAGACGAAGACGTGGTTGCGACTTAGCAGCGATCCATCGATCACTCGCCGCTTCAATCATAGCATGCACCTTGTGCCAGGCAATGACGAAAGCGAGGATACACGGATCTACATTGTGGGCGGCCTCAATAAATTTGATCGTCCCGTTCATGTTGTGGACTGTTTCAACTTAACACAGCAAAGGTGGGAGTTCGCTGATGATGAACCTGACCACGGCAACAGGCCAGAAATTATCACCAACATCAACGGACAAAACACTCATCTGGTAAAAAATTCAGGCTTTTCATTGCTCCTCAGAGACCAAATTTCTGATGAGCCTTCCATTGCGATGTATAACCCCAGCGACGACGGCTCTGGTGATATTGTGAACCCCTTTGTAGCACAGCCATTGGTTCCTGGCTCAAGAGGCCAAAGAATGATGTCTTTTCAAGGCTATAGCTCAAGTgagaaacaaagctttgaagtgCCTTTTAACTTACAGCATGCTTCTGGTGACTACTTTGGATACAATATCATACTTTCAGGATTCCACCCAGATGTGCAACCGGAGAATTTCCGCTGCTTTACTTATAACATCCCAACTGGGAAATGGACCGAAATTAATACCATGAGCGATGACCCATCTGGCGCCACTCCTAGGCTCTGGCAACTCTTCGTGTGGCATTCACATCACAAAGTGGTGTTTCTAGGAACCAGAGGAAAAGGGAACCATCTACCAAGCGtgcaaaagtttgataCCTTGCTATGCATAGCCTTGCCCATGATCAATGTCTTCCACAAAGCGATGCACTACGCTCAGGGGACACGAGGCAAAAGTGCAGCAAGCTCTGAACAACTGACTCTAGGTCATGAAGGATTTGAAGGATACTCTCGTTATTCTGCGCCACCCCTAGAAATCACAACAATCGGGTCTGTTTTTCCTTCTCATGCTATGGCTCTAGGAAAAGACTCACTTGAATTTTATGGACAGCACTTATCAGATTTTGAGATTGTCACGGAAGATGGAGATTCTGTCAGGGTACCGATGTATTTGCTGAGGAAAAGGTGGGGCAGATATTTCGACGAGGTGCTAAGTCAGGGCTACGTGAAAGCTATCAAAGATTTCGAAAACCAGAACCGCCACAATGAGTTTGCGAAACTTTCCTACGATTCGTCTCATCATAACGTTTCAACGCCAACGACACAACATTTTGGCAGCACTGGGTCAAAGGACGCTCCAGGTACCTCTTTAAATGGGTCGTTCGATGCTGGAAATAGCAAGACTGAGCAAGTTCAGGTCAGCCAGCCGCTTTACCCTCTGGTATCGAGAAAATCTAGTCCCTTGTTCTTTGCTAACAAGTCCTCTCAGAACGATaaggctgaaaaaaatgatAACGGAACTGCTGATTCTAGAAATGCGCCTGCAATGCATCATTCAAAATCCGACAGCTCAGCGATATGTTCGGCAAATACGCTTTCTCAGTACTCAAAGGATGCCCAAGATACAGTTAAAGCTGATTCTCAAACTTCACAAAACTCTAACAAGACCACCAGCTCTTCCGGTGGCATGGTTTTTCGATTGCCCTTCCAGGAGGCCAGTAACACAACCTTCTCGACTTTGGTTCCGCATGCTAGCATGCTTGATTCAGGGCGCAGCGACGGCGGAGATAGGCATTTAGGGCAATATAATCGCAGAAGATCGTCGGCGTCCACGTCACTTCTATTCGATGTGGGCGGCCAAAATTCACGTAGAGCATCTCACCCTGCGGTTTTTAACAGTGATGAGAGATTTGCAATCCCAGGCATTCTTCAACAATCCCAAAGCCCGTTTTGCTCACGGAAGGCTTCTGTTACTTCACAGAACAGCTCAATATCATATGTTAGCTCCACCTCTGATAGAATGGGGAACCCTGCGTACCGTCACATGTCTCAAGACAGTGGGACAACAAACTCGACCTTCAATTCTGTGGGATCGCAGATACCGCCACCACAGCCGATGCCGATGGAACCTGTACCCATTCCGCCTCAGTCGCACCTCGAGATTTCGAATTGCCCACCTTCCGCAAAAAATAGCCCATTTTCATCGAGAAGGTCATCCTTGTACCACGAGCTGCTTCGTCCTGGACTGGCTTCATCCGTGTCGCAATCTATTATCGGAGTTCAGGGAAATTCTGGTCTAGAAAGTGGTCCCTTATATGAGCCAGATCCCCACTCCATACACAAGCGTTCTATGGATAGACAATTACTAGAAGACAATCTCATCgatgttgagcttgaaggaaACTTTGGAAATGTCTCTCAAAGATACACAGCCACTAGGTGCCCGAAAGCGTCTAGAGAGGATAGCTATGGAAACACATCAGTTCATGTCGAAGGGGGTCGCCCCTCGTACTTTTCGACCGCAGATAGCAATTGCAGTGTTACAGGCACTATAACGAACGAGTTAGAGCCTTTGCTTCTACCGAGGTCGCTTTACATGCCATGGCCTACATCAACTATAAGGTCTTTCACGGAATTTTTTTATACAGGCCAAGTCAACGGCAAGTGGCTTCTTTCACCTGTTGCCCTTAACTTGCTAGTAATGGCCAAACTTTATGAAATACCCCTTCTTTATGACCTCATGTCTGAGGTATTTTACTCTATTTTAGGGAGGAAAGGGGAAAGCTTACTGACAACAGCCGAAGCTATGAGACACGTTTTTGTCTCCAGTTTCTTAGCAAAACATGAAGGAAATGAAGAAACCGTCAAGCAACTGAAGGAAAATTTCGTATATCAGGAAATCCTTGACATCGAGGACTCTTTGCGTTCTATTGATAACGGTCATTTCAATACACATCTTTTAAGAGACTTGACAAGGCTGGGATCAACAAGTAGCTCTGAAAGTGGGGAAAAAATAACTTCCCGTGAAGGGAAGGATGGTACATCTCTAAATGTTCCGATTTTGTTTGCGGGTGGTCCCCGTGGCAGTCACAATTCTGTAGGTTCGGTCGGGCTCCCGCCCAATTTGGCTCTGTCTCCTTTCAAAGGAGCCCAGCCGAACATTTCTCAACCTCATAAGAAATCAAGTCTAAGCAAAGATGTTACCGCTGACCAACCCGAGAGAGTAAACCTTGAAGGTGTCAATGGCACAAAAACTGTCACCTTGGAGAGAACCGAAAAAACGAATCAAGAGAATAAAGCCGAGAAAATTGAACAGATGAAGCTCAGTAACATGTCTCAAAATGAATCAAGCGCCCTTTCAAACCAGGTTGCCGGAATTAAATCGCCAACTGGTGGCTGCGAGGGCGAGGCCGAGAAAGAGCCTGAATATAATATGAAGCAGGGCGAAAACAACAAGACTCTAGAAGACTCTACATCAAGCTCCGAGTCGGGAGACATAAGCGCAGGTTTCGGGCTGGcttcaacttcgaaaaTAGAGAAAAAACTGCGAAGAAGGGACTCTGAAAAGTCAATTGACCCTCTATCAAAACTAAGCGACTCTCGAAACTCGTCTCTGAAAAACGTTATTCCCTACTTTAAGCAGGGCGAGAAGTACTTTAAAACAGACAATTCACCACGTAATGTGGATACGTTGACACTGGATAACATGGCTTCGCCTAATGCCCTTCCTCCGGTTGATTACGTTATTGAGTTAATTCATGAGACAGCATCATTAGTACACGATGTTCGCCTTATTGTTCGATGCATCAGCGTCATCAAActctcaaaagctttgaaatctttgaagcagcagctcgatCATGAGTTTGCGAGTTTGAGCGAGGAGTTCCGAAGAGCCGAGACTCCCACTGATACAACACCGCGAAGCCCAGGACCCGGGCTTAAATCAGATGGTGCTCCAACGTTAACTCCCACTACCTCCGTGGACAAAATAACTAAGACCACCTCCAATATTAGTCTGGctaaaaaaatttcaaagccaGGCACCCCAGAGTCAAACGCCCGGAATCCTAACACGGAAGTTGCAAGTCGGTTTACCGTATCAGATCCGAACCTGGCGGACAAGAGCGACACCGCTTCAATAAATACGAAAAATTCCAAGGCTTCTTCGAAACAGGCCAGAATAAAGAAGGTTAACTCGCATCTAGCGGGGAGCGGTTTAACAGGAGCAGCTTTGTTCATGAGTGGTTCATTTGCTCCTACTCCTAGCAAACCGAAGAAGGAGTCGTCGAGCAACAATTTAAGCGCTATGGGGGGCATTCCTTTCTTCGGgaaaagaaaatga